ggtaggagcaagcccatgtcatgctttgtaggttaacagtgaaaccttgaaatcagcccttgtaTGTAGTACACTGTAATAttaggggcctcccgagtggtgcagtggtctaagagaACGCTAGCAGTGCCACTAGAGaacgctagctgtgccactagagaacgTTAGCTGTGTCACTAGAGAACGCTAGCTGCGCCACTAGAGAACGCTAGCTGCGCCACTAGAGAACGCCAGCTGCGCCACTAGAGAACGCCAGCTGCGCCACTAGAGAACGCCACCTGCTCCACtagagaacgctacctgctccaCTAGAGAACGCCTCGCCGGAAAGCATCAAGAAGTCCTATGTtctttaccccttttttctccccagttTCTTGgtttggtagttacagtcttgtctcatcgctgcaactcccgtacggactcaggagaggcgaaggtcgagagccgtgcgtcctccgaaacacaacccaaccaagccgcactgcttcttgacacaatgccggcttaacccagaagccagaagccagccgcaccaatgtgtcggaggaaacaccgtacacctgacgacctggtcagcgtgcactgctcctggactgccacaggagtcgctagtgcccgatgggacaaggacagggCTAGtgccctgccggccaaaccctcccctgacccggacaatgctgggtcAATTTGTGCACCGCCCCCATGGGTCTCCGGGTTGTGgctggctgtgacagagcctggactcgaactccagaatctctagtggcacagctagcactgcaatgcagtgtcttagaccactgcaccactcgggaggcctctctcttcctcttgggTGTCAGCTCAGCTCTAATGTAGCCAGTTGTCGACACTAAATCACACTCCTGAATCCCACCGGGCAGAACCTCAACGGTGGCAGTCATAAAGTAAATGTCTGactaatgtagcagactgggtttGTGGTCTAGAAGCTAATTTAATGTAGGTAATGCGACCATGAGGAGGAAGTGACTTCCTGTGATCACTGTTCACTATGAGACACAGTCcaatagacttcctgttatcactgtccactagacttcctgttatcactatccactagacttcctgttatcactatccactagacttcctgttatcactgcccactagacttcctgttatcactgtccactagacttcctgttatcactgtccactagacttcctgttatcactgttcacTATGAGACAcagtccactagacttcctgttatcactgtccactagacttcctgttatcactgtccactagacttcctgttatcactgcccactagacttcctgttatcacactccactagacttcctgttatcactgtccactagacttcctgttatcactgtccactagacttcctgttatcactgttcacTATGAGACAcagtccactagacttcctgttatcactgtccactagacttcctgttatcactgtccactagacctcctgttatcactgtccactagacttcctgttatcactgtccactagacttcctgttatcactgtccactagacctcctgttatcactgtccactagacctcctgttatcactgtccactagacttcctgttatcactgcccactagacttcctgttatcactgcccactagacttcctgttatcactgtccactagacttcctgttatcactgcccactagacttcctgttatcactgcccactagacttcctgttatcactgtccactagacttcctgttatcactgcccactagacttcctgttatcactgcccACTAGACCTGTTATCACtgcccactagacttcctgttatcactgcccactagacttcctgttatcactgcccactagacttcctgttattactgtccactagacttcctgttatcactgcccactagacttcctgttatcactgtccactagacttcctgttatcactgcccactagacttcctgttatcactgcccactagacttcctgttatcactgcccactagacttcctgttatcactgtccaatagacttcctgttatcactgtccaatagacttcctgttatcactgcccactagacttcctgttatcactgtccaatagacttcctgttatcactgtccaatagacttcctgttatcactgtccactagacttcctgttatcactgtccactagacttcctgttatcactgtccaatagtattaagggaatttttatctataattttacatttacatttaagtcatttagcagacgctcttatccagagcgacttacaaattggtgaattcaccttctgacagactaattatgtatacatttcaatcaggatgtactaaatattactgtatatgtatgaattttcttatcTGATCCCAGTACTGAAGTGAATGTGGTCAAGAGTTTAGTAACAATGATGGTCTGTTCcttagttcattcatttgtacaatCTCCAGACcgtctagaatgcttatctacactgactgaccttgtctctaggcgaggagggaaggcttgagaactatagggcgaggagggaaggcttgagaactatagggcgaggagggaaggcttgagaactatagggcgaggagggaaggcttgagaactatagggCGAGGcgggaaggcttgagaactatagggCGAGGcgggaaggcttgagaactatagggcgaggagggaaggcttgagaactatagggCGAGGcgggaaggcttgagaactatagggcgaggagggaaggcttgagaactatagggcgaggagggaaggcttgagatcTATAGGGCGAGGcgggaaggcttgagaactatagggCGAGGAGgaaaggcttgagaactatagggcgaggagggaaggcttgagaactatagggcttttctaccagtgtcaagaagagatgGAACATTTTCGAAAACGCTGACATCATTTTCattttataacctgtggtaaaatgtgtatgaactcagtactctcttgaattaaaggctgttacttgacttttaagaccggggctctgtccattcttataaaataagggtcttacaaaccccTATGCATTGACAGTGTTTAATTTtgattgggaattaaaacagaggaattaaattccttcaacaaatagacttcctgttatcacacttcactagacttcctgttgtcactgcccactagacttcgttatcactgtccactagaggGCAACAGAGATGTAGTGCATGAGGGCTGAACATTGAAATAGGGGACAGAAGTGATTGTTTTACGTTTGACTTTGGCTGAAACACGCTAAATTCTATTTGTTTCGTCATTCTGTCATTGTCTCTCTCATAACCACACCTGTTCTCCGTCCAATCAGGAAACTGGCCCTGAAGTTCCACCCAGACAAGAACCCAGACAACCCCGAGGCTGCTGATAAGTTTAAGGAAATCAACAGCGCCCACGCCATCCTGAACGACTGTACCAAGAGGAACATCTATGACAAGTACGGATCCCTGGGATTGTACGTGGCCGAGCAGTTTGGAGAGGAGAACGTCAACACCTactttgtcctctcctcctggtgGGCTAAGGTAAGACAACGTAtcagtgggggtgggggggggcgttgtgtgtgtgtgtgcctctgtcaAGAAGATGGAATCAATGAGGGGGTCGACCCTCAGCTTAGAAAGCCAAATGATACCCCAGTAAATGTAGTGATGGACGTGGGGGTTATGGTTAGTCACCGGTAAAGTTCACCTCTCAAAGATCCATTGTTGTTTGTTTTAAAGTCATCAGTTTGTGCGTCTCACCTCTGACCTCTCCCTGACGGTCTCCTCTGTCTGCAGGGCCTGTTCATCTTCTGTGGCTTGGCGACTGGCTGCTACTTCTGCTGCTGTCTTTGCTGCTGCTGTAACTGCTGCTGTGGGAAGTGTAAACCGCGGCCTCCCATGGACCAGGAGCCAGAGTTCTACGTCTCCCCTGAAGACCTGGAGGCACAGATGCAGTCTGACGAGAGAGGTGAGgagtttaatcaatcaatcaatcaatagaactagaggtaagagaggtgaggagtacaatcaatcaaccaatagaactagaggtaagagaggtgaggagttcaatcaatcaaccaatagaactagaggtaagagaggtgagagagcttCATCAaccaatagaactagaggtaagagaggtgaggagttcaatcaatcaaccaatagaactagaggtaagagaggtgaggagttcaatcaatcaatcaatagaactagaggtaagagaggtgagagagcttCATCAaccaatagaactagaggtaagagaggtgagagagcttcatcaaccaatcaaccaatagaactagaggtgagaggtgaggagtTCAATCAaccaatagaactagaggtaagagaggtgaggagtttaatcaatcaatcaaccaatagaactagaggtgaggagttcaatcaatcaatcaatcaatagaactagaggtaagagaggtgaggagttcaatcaatcaaccaatagaactagaggtaagagaggtgaggagttcaatcaatcaaccaatagaACGAGAGGTGAGGAGTTCAATCAatcaatagaactagaggtaagagaggtgaggagtttaatcaatcaaccaatagaactagaggtaagaGGTGAGgagttcaatcaatcaatcaaccaatagaactagaggtaagaGGTGAGGAGTTCAATCAatcaatagaactagaggtaagagaggtgaggagttcaatcaatcaatagaactagaggtaagagaggtgaggagtttaatcaatcaatcaatcaatcaatagaactagaggtaagagaggtgaggagttcaatcaaccaatcaatagaACTAGAAgtaagagaggtgaggagtttaatcaatcaatagaactagaggtaagagaggtgaggagtttaatcaatcaatcaatagaactagaggtaagaGAGGTGATTAAACTCCTCAATCAaccaatagaactagaggtaagagaggtgaggagttCAATCAATCAATAGAACTAGAGATAAGGGAGGTGAGgagttcaatcaatcaatcaatcaatagaactagaggtaagagaggtgaggagtttaatcaatcaatcaatagaactagaggtaagagaggtgaggagtttaatcaatcaatcaatagaactagaggtaagaGAGGTGATTAAACTCCTCAATCAaccaatagaactagaggtaagagaggtgaggagtttaatcaatcaaccaatagaactagaggtaagagaggtgaggagttcaatcaatcaaccaatcaatagaactagaggtgaggagtttaatcaaccaatcaatagaactagaggtaagagaggtgaggagtttaatcaatcaatcaatagaactagaggtaagagaggtgaggagtttaatcaaccaatcaatagaactagaggtaagagaggtgaggagttcaatcaatcaatcaatagaactagaggtaagagaggtgaggagtttaatcaatcaatcgaactagaggtaagagaggtgaggagttTAATCAATCAGTCAATAGAACTAGAAgtaagagaggtgaggagtttaatcagtcaatcaatcaatagaactagaggtaagaggtgagtttaatcaatcaatcaatagaactagaggtaagagaggtgaggagtttaatcaatcaatcaatagaaagagaggtaagagaggtgaggagttTAATAAATCAATCAATAGAACCAGAGGTAAGAGGTgagtttaatcaatcaatcaatagaactagaggtaagaggtgagtttaatcaatcaatcaatagaactagaggtaagaggtgagtttaatcaatcaatcaatagaactagaggtaagaggtgagtttaatcaatcaatcaatagaactagaggtaagaggtgagtttaatcaatcaatcaatagaactagaggtaagagaggtgaggagtttaatcaatcaatcaatagaactagaagtaagagaggtgaggagtttaatcaatcaatcaatagaactagaggtaagaGGTGAgtgtaatcaatcaatcaatagaactagaggtaagaggtgagtttaatcaatcaatcaatagaactagaggtaagaggtgagtttaatcaatcaatcaatagaactagaggtaagaggtgagtttaatcaatcaatcaatagaacTAGAAGTAAGAGAGGTgagtt
The Oncorhynchus masou masou isolate Uvic2021 unplaced genomic scaffold, UVic_Omas_1.1 unplaced_scaffold_4233, whole genome shotgun sequence DNA segment above includes these coding regions:
- the LOC135534958 gene encoding dnaJ homolog subfamily C member 5-like — its product is MAAEAQRQRSLSTSGDSLYLVLGIDKNASPEDIKKSYRKLALKFHPDKNPDNPEAADKFKEINSAHAILNDCTKRNIYDKYGSLGLYVAEQFGEENVNTYFVLSSWWAKGLFIFCGLATGCYFCCCLCCCCNCCCGKCKPRPPMDQEPEFYVSPEDLEAQMQSDERDVGGDPIMMQPSGTETTRLTSDNHSSYRTDAGYN